The sequence GACAGAAGGATCCAATAGCGGACTCCCTTTTTCCAAAGGAACACCGTTCGGATGAACCCCGACGATCGGGCACATCATCCTCATTCCCCAGCTCCATGGGATGAACAGCCAATACGGTTGTGCGGCCATGACTACCCCTAAGGCGAGGCCAATGACACTGACAATGATCGAGACTACCATCCCGAACCGCTCGGCCACAAATAATCCGATCGGGATATAGGCTAAAGAGGTCAACCAAATGACCAAGCTGGCGAATACGGCGACCGTAGCTGATGAGAGGCTGTTGGGAAAAAGCCATTTCAATAAAACAAGTAAGATGATCAGCTCTATTGTTGAGAGCAACATATAATAGGCGATGACGGTGATTTTGCTCCACCATAGACGCACGATGCTAATGTCGTGACAACGCAACACTTTATCGTTTCCTGACTTTTTCTCCCTTACCGTTGACAAGGAAGCGATCAAGGCTGTTCCAATCGGAACAAAAATCAATGGCCACCAATTAAATACGGCATATTCAAAATAATTGTGTGTGGAATTTATAGTTGGCATGGTGATGATGGTGTACAGGACAAAGAAAAGCGGAGCGATGAATACAAGTTTTTTCGCAAACGTCCGCTTATATTTTAAACGTTCTGACTCGAACATATTGAGCATGATTTCCATCCTCCTTCATTACTCGTTCACTACATCGACAAAGAGTTTTTCGAGATCTTGGCTTTCGTCCATTTTCCCTTCGTACCTGAGTTTTCCGTTTTGGATAATGCCAATATAATCGGCTAATTGCTTAACTTCGGACAAAATATGGCTCGATAGAATGACGGTGATCCCGTTTTCGGTAAACGATTGAATGAGTTTTCGCAAGTCCTGTATGCCTAATGGGTCCAAGCCGTTTGTTGGTTCGTCGAGAATGAGCAGCTTTGGATGGTTTAAAAGAGCTTTGGCAATTCCTAATCGCTGTTTCATTCCGAGGGAAAATTGAGATGCTTTCTTTTTCCCTGTATTTTCTAAGCCGACGATGTTCAAAACTTCTTGGATCCGCGACTCAGGCAAACGAAGCAATTTAGCGTGAACAAGCAAGTTTTCATGAGCCGTTAGATTGCCGTAAAGAGCAGGGGATTCGATCAGCACACCGATATCTTTTAAGTCTTTTCTGCTCCAAGGATGGCCGTTGATCATGATTTCCCCTTTCGTAGGACGCAAAAGCCCTGTCAGCATTTTTAAAAGGGTTGACTTTCCGGCTCCATTTGGTCCGAGCAATCCATAAACCGTCTGTTTCTTGACTTTAATGGATACATCATCTACGACGAGTTGTTTCCCAAACGCTTTGCTTACATGATGGGTCTCTAACATATACTCTCCCATGTTCATTCTCCTCCTATATATAGAAAATTGGGTGGTGATGTTGCTTTTAGCTGGCATTAGCGAAAGGAGCGATGGCGATATCCGTGCTGTGTTTCATATTAATGGCTCAATGTAATGTTTTTATAAGAAAATGAGCACATGGATGATGTTTTTTACAGATTGGGCTTCGTACCTTGGTTTATCGTTTGCTGTTGCCGTGATCAGCGTTCTTCATTGATCAGTGAATGAAAATGATTGGAAATATCGATGGATTTGAGCGGTTAAGCTGATGTCACATGTGGTGAGGAAACAGAATGGTCAAGGGGGATGTTGTGGGCGAACAGTGCCTGGCACTGTTCGCCATAAACGATAAAAACAAAGCGGCATTGTCCGATGGCAATGCCGCTTTATTTTTATAGGTGTACAAGCTTTTGTAAAGTGCTTTCGACTTTAAATACACGGTTGTTTAATACTTGGATGCTCGATTCGTGGTCGGTGAGGGCAGGGAGTACTTTCTCTTCGAGTATGTTAGTTAAGCGGGTGATGTTTCCTTGCATGTTGTGGACATCGAGTGCGAGTGCATCGTATTTTGCGGCGAGCACCTCTTGACCATGACGAACCGCTTCACAAATCGCCTTCGTTTCGAGCGTTCTTTCGTCGAGTAGTTGCACTTTTTCGTCAAGTGCTAGGACTTTGCCATCGAGCGTTTGAACTTTCTCATCCAGCGCTTGAACTTTCTCGTCCAGTGCTTGTACTTGTTGGCGTAAGGAAGACACTTCTTTTTCTAGCACATCCACTCGTTTTTCTAGCGATTCGACTTTTTCGCGGGTTGCTTTGACTTCATGAAGAATTTCATAAAGCAACTGTTCCACCATTTCGTTCACCTCCTTTTCGTTTCCATTTTACACGAATCGACAGCGGATGACTAGCGAACATGTTCATTTTTTAGGCAAGCTACTTGAGGAGCACATTTTCCCAACGACGTTTTAGTAGAGAACGAATAGCGAATCGATTACAATGATAGTAGATGAAGGATAGAAGGGGAGCGAAAGATGGATACGTCGTGGCTAAAGCCGATTACGGAGGCGAAATATTTAGTAGTGGATAACGCGTACCGGTACCGCGCGATTTTACGCTATTTTTATACGCAACACGAACGAATGCGGCAATATTTGTTTCCAGAAGAAGTGTACGCTTTTTTAAAACAATTCGATGAATTTCAAGATTACACAGAAGAAGAGCTGCAACAAGACTTAGAGCAGCTTGTCAAATGGAGAAACTTAATCGCTAGACAAGAAACGGGTCATATTCGGACGATTGAGGAATTTAAAAAGAAACGGTTTCGCTATCAATGCAGCCCATATACGGTTGAAATCGAACGAATGATTCGCGCGCTTGAGCAGCTAGGGGAGACGTTCGGTGGATCGCTCGAAAAAACGCGGTTTGACCGCTTGTATGCGTCGCTTGTCCGAATGGAATCGATTATCCACGATGGATTTGCCGAAAAAAGGGAAGAAATGAATCAAGTGTGGGAAGAAACGTTTGATTATTTTAAAAAAATCATCCAAAATTCTGCCGACTATATTGCCTATTTAAACGGAGAAAACATGGAAGAACGGATGATGTCTGATTCATTTCTCGTCTATAAAGAACAGTTTACCGCTTATTTGCGCGATTTTATCGTCGCATTGCAAAAAACGTCGATGCAAATTGAAAAACTGCTCGAAGACTTGCCAGAGGACGGTGTTCGCCGTTTTATTGAGGAAGTGGTCGCTTACCAGCTTGCCATTCCACGCTTTGAAGGGGCGATTCTTTCGCGTGAACAGCTAGTAGAAGAGAAATTAGACACGTGGCGCAGTTTAAGCGAATGGTTTTTAGGACGAAACGGGCATGAAAGCGAACTGTCGTTTTTACAAAAGCAGACAAACGAAGCGATTCGGCGAATGACGCGCGTCGTTCAGCGCTTAGGGGAACGTCATCACCACTTCCGCAGCCGAAAAAAAGATTACTTGCATTTAGCGAAATGGTTTTCTTCATTAGAAACGATAGAAGAAGCGCATAAATTATCGGCGGTTGTGTTCGGCTGTTTTCATACAAAGCACATCGTCGCCGAAAACGATGCAACGGAAAATATGTACCGCGATATTTGGGAGGAACAGCCGGCAGAATGGCTCGTAAAACCGCGCGTTCGCCACTACCGAGAAAAGAAAAAGCCAGAAGCAATGATTGATCTGCGGAAAGAAAAAGAGGAAACGATGGCCGCCTACTTAGCAGCGAAACAACAGGAGGAAGAAGAACTCACACAGCTTATAAACGACGGAAAAATTGTACTTCAGGAGCTACCGGTCGTTGCTCCGCATATTCGCAAAACGCTGCTCGGGTGGATTGCAAAAGCGATGGGGCGAGAAGACCGGACGGTGCAAACGGAAAACGGATGGAAAGTGAAAGTAGTTCAACGTGAAGGGACGATTATACTGAAAGCAGAAGATGGTACGTTAATGATGCCAAATTACGAAATCCATTTGCTAGACTAGGAGAAGAGAGAATGGAAAAAGAGTTCGATGAGAAAGCGAAAGAAGCGTTAACGGCGCTGTTTGAACAGTTTTGGATTGTTCGGGAAAAAGAGCCGGAACTTTTTCAAAAAATACGGGAACGTGAAAAAGTGTTAAAGCGGTATGTGCAAGAGAAATTCGGCTATCGGCTCATTGTTCACCGCTATTTTGCTAAGCTTGAAAAAATACCAGCCGAGCCCGAAGCGTGGATGGGAATGGAGTCGTTTCAAGAACCGCTCGACTACGCGTTATTTTGTTGCTTGTTAGCATATTTAGAAGGAAAAGCAGTCGAAGAAAAATTTTTATTGTCTGATGTATGCGAAGAAATAAAAGCGATGTATCCAGGCGAAACTGCGCTCGATTGGACGAACTACCAACATCGTCGCGCGTTAATTCGCGTCTTAAAAACAGCCGAGCAAATCGGGATTATACATCACGTCGACGGGGAAGTTGAGGCGTTTGCCAATCAAGAAGACGAAGAAGCGTTGTATGAAGTTCCTGTACTGTCCCGCTATTTTATGCGGTCCTATCCGAAAGACTTCATTCAATATGAAACGATCGAGCAACTGTTGGAGGAAGAGTGGAAAATGTCACCCGACGATTACCGCCGCCACTTTATTTATCGGCAGCTCTTTTTATCGCCTGTCGTATATCGCCGGCAAAAAGACGACCCAAACTTTTATTATTTGCGCAACTTCCGCCATCGACTGCGCGATGACATCGAGGCGCATACCGATTTTCGCTACGAGCTATATAAAAACGCAGCACTATTGACGATTCCAGAACGGCAACATGTGTATACGTTATTTCCAGATCAAAAGGGAACGTCGGATATTATCCTTCATTTTGCCTCTGTCGTTCGCGCTCATTTGGACAACTATCCACCGGATGAATACGGGCAAATCCACGTGACGATGTCCGATTTTCGGCAGTTGCTTCACCGGTGCAGCGAGCAGTATGGCGAAGGCTGGAGCAAAACGTATCGGGAAATGACGACGGCACAGCTCGCCTCTGAACTGCTCTCTGCTTTAAAAGAATGGAAGATGGCAGAATATGAACAGGAAACGGGCATGGTCGTGCTTTATCCGCTGCTTGGACGACTTGTCGGTCAATATCCAGACGACTTTACAACGAAAGGAAGAGACGATGATGACGAATAAATGGGTGCTTCATCGCGCGGGATTAATTAATTTTTGGTATTACGACGAGCAATATTTCGAATTTGCTGACGGGAAGTTGTTGCTTCGTGGGACGAACGGTTCTGGGAAGTCAGTAACGATGCAAAGCTTGCTTCCAGTCTTATTGGACGGGAAAAAAACGCCCGACCGGCTTGATCCGTTCGGTTCACGGGCACGAAAAATGGAAGATTACTTGCTTGGCGAAAAGGAAATTGTCGATCGCGATGAGCGGACAGGTTATTTGTTTTTAGAATATAAACGAAAGCAGACGGACCAATATGTGACAACGGGAATCGGGTTGCGGGCAAAGCGACAAAAAAATATGGATTTTTGGGGGTTCGTCATTTTTGATAACCGCCGCATCGGTCGCGATTTATTTTTATATAAAACGGAAAAATCAGCGGATGGAACGGAAAAAATCCCGCTCACCAAACGCGAACTGGCGAATGTACTTGGCAACGGCGGAACGGTCGTGGATTCACAAAAAGAATATATGGAGCTCGTCAATAAGCACGTCTTCCGCTTTGAATCGATGGAGGCGTTTCAAGAATTAATTGAGCTATTGATTCAATTGCGCAGCCCGAAGCTATCGAAAGATTTCAAGCCAACGGTCATTTACGAGATTTTAGAAAGCTCGCTCCCCGCGTTGACAGACGATGAGTTGCGCCATTTATCGGAAACGATTGAAAATATGGACCAAACGAAACAGCAGCTAGAGCAGCTAGAGCGCGATGAGCAATCACTAAAACGGCTTTGTGCGCAATATCGAGCGTATAACGAGTATATGATTGCGGAAAAAGCAAGCGAATGGATAAAGGCTGACAAACAAGTGAAGCGGCTAGCAGAAGAAGAAAAGCAATGGCTTGCGGAGGAACAGGAAAAGCAAGCGCACCTTGTCGCTTTGAGCGAATACATTCAAACGCTTGCAAACGAACAGGACGTATTGCATCAACGAGAATTAGAATTAGCGAGCCACGAAGTGTTTCAAGCGGCGAAAGAATATGAGCGAGTCCAACAAGAAATACGCGACATTCATGACAAGCAACAAAAACTATTGCGGCAAATCGATGAAAAAGAGCAGCTCGAACGCCGCTATAAGCGCCAGTTAGAAGAAGACGAAGACCGGCGGTATCAGATAGAAAAGCAACTCACGCAGCAAGTAGAAGACTTACGGCATGATGCGATGGAAAGTTCCTTCTCTTCCCATGCTCTTAACGAAGCGGACTTTGCTCGACAGCGCCAAACGAAATTTGATTTTACCGTCTGGAAGCGAGAAGGACAAGAATACGTTGAAAAACTAGAACAAACGATTGCGCTTTGGCGCCGCCATGATGAAATGAAGGCGCGCTATGAAGAAACGAGTAAAGAGGCAGGGGAGCTGCAGCGGGAAGTAGACGAATTGCGCCATGAAGAAGCGAAATGGCTCGAACTGTTAGAAAACGAAAAAGCGCGTTTCCAACAAGAAGTATTTCGCTGGCTCGAACAATGCCAAGACGTTTCCGTACCGGAACCCTCTGTCCAACTATTTTTACAGCGTCTTCACGAACTATACGAAACGTATCACGTCGATGAGATGAAGCAACCGTTTACGGAAGCGTATTACGAAGCACTCAATCGAAAAAACGAAGAAAAAATGAAGCAAAAGCATACGTGCACGTTATTAGAGGAAAAAATCGCCTCAAAAGAAGCCGAATGGAACCAATGGAAAACGCAAAAAGACCCAGAGCTAGTGCGCGATGAACAAACGATGGCAGCGAGGGCGGAGTTAGACGAAAAAGGGATTGCTTTCGTCCCGTTTTATGCAGGAGTGGAATTTCAAGACCACGTACCAGAACCGCTTCGCGAGCGGATCGAATCGGCATTGTATCATGCAGGGCTATTGGATGCGTTAATTACGGAAACCAACGTGGAAGTAACGTGTGACCGAGTGCTTGTTCCACGCCCTGTCGAACTGGCGCATACATTAGCAGACTATTTACAGCCAGATGTAGATGAAGGATGCAAAGTGTCCACAACGCGCATTAAAGAAGTGCTCCAAAGCATTGTGCTTGCGGATGGAGAAATGGACGGGTCATTTATGCTTAACGAAGAGGGACATTATACACTCGGAATAGTCAAAGGGCATGCTCCGGCAAGGGAAAAAGCGTTGTTTATCGGGCGGGCTGCCCGCAAGCGTTGGCGGCTAGAAAAGATCGCCGCACTCGAAGCAGAACTCCACGAACTTCGCACCCAGCTTCATGAGGGAACCGACATGCTAAAACAGCTCGAGCAGACGATTGCGCAAATAACCCGCTGGTTTCGTGCCTTTCCAACCGACCGCGACATGCGCGCAGCCTTTGAAGAACGAGAAAAAACGAAGCGAATGATAATAAGCAAACAACGCGAATGGGAAAAGAAAAACGAAAAGTTAGCCCAGCTTGCCCGCGATTGGCAACAAGCAAAACAAACGTTGCGCGAGCAAACCGAGGGGCTCGATTTAGAGTTTTCCAAGGACGGCTATGAACAGGCGCTTGTTTTTATGAAATCGTATATGCGTGGGCTTCATGAATTGCAAATGACCCATCGGGAGTTTCTCCATTTGCTCGACATGATTCATCATCGGACAGAGCAGTTAGAAACGTTGCAACAAGAAATCGATGAAACGAAAGGCGAACGGCATATGCTCGCAAAAGAGCAGCAAAAACTCGAACTGAAGCGACAAGAAATCGAGCGGACGCTGCAACTAATGGGCGCAGAAGAAGTTCAAGCGGAAATTCAGCGCGTCCGCGACCGGTTGGCATTTTTGCAGCGAGAAATGCCAGCGAAAATGAACGAGCGCATTGCGCTAGAGCATGAGCTGAAAGCCATTCGTGAAAAATGCGAACAGCTTTCGGTGAAAGAAACGTTCGCAAAGCGGCTAGCGGAGGCGTGGAAGCGGTCGTTTGCGCGAGAGCTTTCCCTTGAGCTTGTAGAGCTTCACGGTTCTGATTGGTTGGAAAAAGCAAAAGAAGCGATGCAGCAATACGGGGTGCTAGCGAAAGAAGCTCGAACGTCGCTTGTGAACCGATTAAATAGCGTCTTTTTCCAAGAGTCGGCGAATTTAACGGAATACCGGCTCAGCCAAGAGCCTGTCGCAGCTGAGGAGGACAATTTGTTTACGGATATCGAGCTAGATGAAGAAATGGAATTAAAAGTATCCGGATGGAGAGAAAAGCAAGACCGCATCGTCCTTTTGCTTGATTATAAAGGGCAGCGCGTATCACCATTTTATGTATTGCGTGAAATCGAGCACGACATTTTCTTGCAGCGGGAATATATGAAAGAGCAAGACCGCGAATTGTATGAAGAGATTATTTTAAAAACGATCGGTCGAATTTTGCGCAGCCGCATTCAACGGGCGGAGCGTTGGGTAAAAGATATGAACGAACTAATGCAACAGCTCGACACGTCTTCTGGGCTAGTGTTGTTTATTCAATGGAAGCCGCGCACCGCGGAAACGGAAGAAGAGATGGATACGAAAGAGCTTGTCGAGTTGTTGCGGATGAACTCGCGGCTATTAAAAGAGGAAGATTTGCAGCGAGTGACGAAACATTTCCGCTCGAAAATTCATCGAGCGCGCGAATTGCTAGAAGAGCGCGGCCAAGGCAATACGCTCCACCAAATTATTAAAGAAGTATTAGACTATCGGAAATGGTTTTCATTTACCCTTTATTACCAAAAAACGAATGAACCGAAACGAGAGCTGACGAACCAACGGTTCTATCAATTTAGCGGCGGGGAGAAAGCGATGGCGATGTATATTCCGTTGTTTGCCGCGACGTATTCGCGTTATCAAGAAGCAGCAGACGATGCGCCGTACATTATTTCGTTGGATGAAGCGTTCGCGGGGGTAGACGAAAATAATATTCGCAATATGTTCGGGCTTGTCGAGCAGCTTGGGTTTAACTATGTGATGAACTCGCAAGCGCTCTGGGGCGATTATGATACCGTTCCGGCGCTATCGATTTGCGAACTCGTTCGTCCGAAAAATGCTTCGTTCGTGACGGTCATTCGCTATTATTGGAACGGAAAAATAAAGCAGCTTGTTACGGATGAAAAGTTAGCGGCAATGATGAGAGGGGGATCGCATTGAATCGGGTAGAGGAAGCGGTGCAATTTTTTCGCGGTGAACGTTCGTTTCACCGCCTTTTTTGCGAAATGAAAAAGAAATACGAATCGCTTGGTCGCATAGGGGGCACAATTTCCGTTTCGTCTTTTTCGGCGGAGGAAAAGGAAGCGATCGCGTCGTTTTTTGGCAAAGAAATGAGCCGCGTGTCGCTCGCGGCGTTTGAACAACAGCTTGCGAATACAAGGTTTGCCGGCATTTCTCTCGTGGAGTTGCTGTCATGCTATTTTGGCGAGCCGCTCGTAACGAAAAAAGAGCAACAACAAGAAATAGAGCGGGAAAAGGAAGCCTATTTTACCCGGCTTATGAATACGTATCGAGCACAGCGCGATTGGTTGATGGCGGTAGAAAAGCAGCGGTTTGTGCAATTAGCGTATCAACAAAATCATCACGCGTTAGAGGCGGCGCTTTCTGCTGTTTGCCGCGCGCTCGAACAGCTTCCGTCCACCTACGTTCGCTTGCCCGTTTTTGCGCAAAAAGTAGCGAACGATCCGCATATGTTTGATTTGCATACACTTGCAGGGAAGCTATTGCTTTCGGCGCTCGAATTTTATACGGACACCGAGTACGACCTTTCGTCGGTCGAAGACGTGAACGAACTATTGCAGTCGTATCGGCTGTTGCGGGAAGATGTATTAAACTTTGTGACGTGCGCTGGCGTGATGGCAGAAACAGAGAAAGGCCGCCATCCTGTTTTCGCTGCCGCAT comes from Anoxybacillus flavithermus and encodes:
- a CDS encoding lantibiotic immunity ABC transporter MutE/EpiE family permease subunit, which gives rise to MLNMFESERLKYKRTFAKKLVFIAPLFFVLYTIITMPTINSTHNYFEYAVFNWWPLIFVPIGTALIASLSTVREKKSGNDKVLRCHDISIVRLWWSKITVIAYYMLLSTIELIILLVLLKWLFPNSLSSATVAVFASLVIWLTSLAYIPIGLFVAERFGMVVSIIVSVIGLALGVVMAAQPYWLFIPWSWGMRMMCPIVGVHPNGVPLEKGSPLLDPSVIPIGLAIALVMFLLLSFLTAVWFARKEVY
- a CDS encoding lantibiotic protection ABC transporter ATP-binding protein — translated: MGEYMLETHHVSKAFGKQLVVDDVSIKVKKQTVYGLLGPNGAGKSTLLKMLTGLLRPTKGEIMINGHPWSRKDLKDIGVLIESPALYGNLTAHENLLVHAKLLRLPESRIQEVLNIVGLENTGKKKASQFSLGMKQRLGIAKALLNHPKLLILDEPTNGLDPLGIQDLRKLIQSFTENGITVILSSHILSEVKQLADYIGIIQNGKLRYEGKMDESQDLEKLFVDVVNE
- a CDS encoding TIGR02677 family protein, yielding MDTSWLKPITEAKYLVVDNAYRYRAILRYFYTQHERMRQYLFPEEVYAFLKQFDEFQDYTEEELQQDLEQLVKWRNLIARQETGHIRTIEEFKKKRFRYQCSPYTVEIERMIRALEQLGETFGGSLEKTRFDRLYASLVRMESIIHDGFAEKREEMNQVWEETFDYFKKIIQNSADYIAYLNGENMEERMMSDSFLVYKEQFTAYLRDFIVALQKTSMQIEKLLEDLPEDGVRRFIEEVVAYQLAIPRFEGAILSREQLVEEKLDTWRSLSEWFLGRNGHESELSFLQKQTNEAIRRMTRVVQRLGERHHHFRSRKKDYLHLAKWFSSLETIEEAHKLSAVVFGCFHTKHIVAENDATENMYRDIWEEQPAEWLVKPRVRHYREKKKPEAMIDLRKEKEETMAAYLAAKQQEEEELTQLINDGKIVLQELPVVAPHIRKTLLGWIAKAMGREDRTVQTENGWKVKVVQREGTIILKAEDGTLMMPNYEIHLLD
- a CDS encoding TIGR02678 family protein gives rise to the protein MEKEFDEKAKEALTALFEQFWIVREKEPELFQKIREREKVLKRYVQEKFGYRLIVHRYFAKLEKIPAEPEAWMGMESFQEPLDYALFCCLLAYLEGKAVEEKFLLSDVCEEIKAMYPGETALDWTNYQHRRALIRVLKTAEQIGIIHHVDGEVEAFANQEDEEALYEVPVLSRYFMRSYPKDFIQYETIEQLLEEEWKMSPDDYRRHFIYRQLFLSPVVYRRQKDDPNFYYLRNFRHRLRDDIEAHTDFRYELYKNAALLTIPERQHVYTLFPDQKGTSDIILHFASVVRAHLDNYPPDEYGQIHVTMSDFRQLLHRCSEQYGEGWSKTYREMTTAQLASELLSALKEWKMAEYEQETGMVVLYPLLGRLVGQYPDDFTTKGRDDDDE
- a CDS encoding TIGR02680 family protein, producing the protein MTNKWVLHRAGLINFWYYDEQYFEFADGKLLLRGTNGSGKSVTMQSLLPVLLDGKKTPDRLDPFGSRARKMEDYLLGEKEIVDRDERTGYLFLEYKRKQTDQYVTTGIGLRAKRQKNMDFWGFVIFDNRRIGRDLFLYKTEKSADGTEKIPLTKRELANVLGNGGTVVDSQKEYMELVNKHVFRFESMEAFQELIELLIQLRSPKLSKDFKPTVIYEILESSLPALTDDELRHLSETIENMDQTKQQLEQLERDEQSLKRLCAQYRAYNEYMIAEKASEWIKADKQVKRLAEEEKQWLAEEQEKQAHLVALSEYIQTLANEQDVLHQRELELASHEVFQAAKEYERVQQEIRDIHDKQQKLLRQIDEKEQLERRYKRQLEEDEDRRYQIEKQLTQQVEDLRHDAMESSFSSHALNEADFARQRQTKFDFTVWKREGQEYVEKLEQTIALWRRHDEMKARYEETSKEAGELQREVDELRHEEAKWLELLENEKARFQQEVFRWLEQCQDVSVPEPSVQLFLQRLHELYETYHVDEMKQPFTEAYYEALNRKNEEKMKQKHTCTLLEEKIASKEAEWNQWKTQKDPELVRDEQTMAARAELDEKGIAFVPFYAGVEFQDHVPEPLRERIESALYHAGLLDALITETNVEVTCDRVLVPRPVELAHTLADYLQPDVDEGCKVSTTRIKEVLQSIVLADGEMDGSFMLNEEGHYTLGIVKGHAPAREKALFIGRAARKRWRLEKIAALEAELHELRTQLHEGTDMLKQLEQTIAQITRWFRAFPTDRDMRAAFEEREKTKRMIISKQREWEKKNEKLAQLARDWQQAKQTLREQTEGLDLEFSKDGYEQALVFMKSYMRGLHELQMTHREFLHLLDMIHHRTEQLETLQQEIDETKGERHMLAKEQQKLELKRQEIERTLQLMGAEEVQAEIQRVRDRLAFLQREMPAKMNERIALEHELKAIREKCEQLSVKETFAKRLAEAWKRSFARELSLELVELHGSDWLEKAKEAMQQYGVLAKEARTSLVNRLNSVFFQESANLTEYRLSQEPVAAEEDNLFTDIELDEEMELKVSGWREKQDRIVLLLDYKGQRVSPFYVLREIEHDIFLQREYMKEQDRELYEEIILKTIGRILRSRIQRAERWVKDMNELMQQLDTSSGLVLFIQWKPRTAETEEEMDTKELVELLRMNSRLLKEEDLQRVTKHFRSKIHRARELLEERGQGNTLHQIIKEVLDYRKWFSFTLYYQKTNEPKRELTNQRFYQFSGGEKAMAMYIPLFAATYSRYQEAADDAPYIISLDEAFAGVDENNIRNMFGLVEQLGFNYVMNSQALWGDYDTVPALSICELVRPKNASFVTVIRYYWNGKIKQLVTDEKLAAMMRGGSH
- a CDS encoding TIGR02679 family protein; the protein is MNRVEEAVQFFRGERSFHRLFCEMKKKYESLGRIGGTISVSSFSAEEKEAIASFFGKEMSRVSLAAFEQQLANTRFAGISLVELLSCYFGEPLVTKKEQQQEIEREKEAYFTRLMNTYRAQRDWLMAVEKQRFVQLAYQQNHHALEAALSAVCRALEQLPSTYVRLPVFAQKVANDPHMFDLHTLAGKLLLSALEFYTDTEYDLSSVEDVNELLQSYRLLREDVLNFVTCAGVMAETEKGRHPVFAAACATNTALNVPLREVMPLVRAYPSVGNNVFVVENAGVFSTLLDANVPLISTNGQLNLATRWLFDLLVKEGVTFYYSGDFDPEGLKMAQRLVERYGSSVRLWHYDCSDYLATKPTVPLSDERLAKLQSVTLHDLQPVKQEILRRKKAGYQEALVEQLRREVKGR